Proteins encoded in a region of the Anopheles aquasalis chromosome 2, idAnoAquaMG_Q_19, whole genome shotgun sequence genome:
- the LOC126572652 gene encoding E3 ubiquitin-protein ligase TRIP12, which translates to MAESVGKQVLSAVTEGHQHLHQQPNQPNKSQQHRRGDATTGGSTGVGSISNHSASDGRRSKTAKTVSFSAAKASSSGSEQSVALARQQDQRPSSSSKTSTKRKHNPQDEAGAEAHNVKPQDHRHTTVKRLSLNSKLNNDSTIAATPVAFRTRSRTTSKEVLFTAASSNTGVTATSDTGADRTKEESATSPQPKFVDLRNRNSKATVSARQSLNSGQGSKGAVAKGTGFQPHEGNKATTTAAAAATTANASFTLPADQESINSAVSLGAASSSSLPETTSANIQESAGSSKVKGKRSSVGGTRVNGSPTTPVTTIASSSRAITKRTRQKADTSAKLAKSIVSRKPELLEERDSKAALKKVTFSFTQSSQSPQSDKASSSRKRSKVNQQISTTVSSPANSGSSSCAAVEDSVGTIRNLRSHNHQQQQQQQQQHLTLTTSISESGVVTAAQVSTASSSNGNSHSTGSNQQQQHQQQQQAVGVAASTSYGQSSSATSGAQVPKKRQKVGGDQHHQESAGNHKAPNLGARLAGRSSGGREQHQQHQLHQQQQHPQLHHNSVVHQQQQQQQHHHLQAAQHYTPHQQQHHQQQHHQQYHYALHNQQHPHYSQQQPQHYQHLHQQPQHQHYTHQPHLSQQHPQQQQQQQLLHQLPGITGAIVIAEASGSGGSGVHYPQYEVAAQQHQQQSRSSLPRRSSRGKSSHSSATTGSCVSSNPTNNPYQPQSHSSRSSGSGGSSSSHQHHLQQQQHHSQPHRGGGSSGACGVVGIQLTTAAGGVITGGAGSSKGASKGGAGGSGASSSILLATSFDGGVSVGPSSSNAMANDGSRNNNNNNNSLGGNDGHHHQQQLQQQQQHQQHGGSSSNSHPFIKLHKATLGGTSSSSSSGAVGAGASSSSTSGVVGSGVIDVNMLHGSAAGTVAAASGASTSSAGTGATSTGAATAAPPHPDSESDDSEVGRLQALLEARGLPPHLFGALGPRMHHLLHRTMGANSSSSKAQQLLQGLQCPDESQQLQAAIEMCQMLVMGNEDTLAGFPIKQVVPALITLLRMEHNFDIMNNACRALAYMLEALPRSSGTVVDAIPAFLEKLQVIQCMDVAEQSLTALEILSRRHNKSILQANGVSSCLTFLDFFSINAQRAALAITANCCSNLHAEEFHFVKDSLPLLAGLLAQHDKKSVESICSAFYRLVDSFQHDQTTLQEIASMELLKNCQQLLVVTPSVLNSGTFTNVVRMLSMMCANCPDLAITLLKNDIAATLLYLLTGSAEPVTNDVELVPRSPSELLEITCLIGELMPRLPTDGIFAVDTLLERTQTTVQDAVQWQWRDDRGVWRPYSSIDSRMIEAAHLNSDDEISLSTLGRTYTIDFHTMQQINEDTGTTRSVQRKINHQLLAQQGAAAAAAAAAAAAAVIIIPTGGGQTGATGGHTSGAGVALAAPPAALPMAGVAEGAAVADVGTTTAGTTSGGAGAAISGATGTGCVNLATRPPNAQRDARIACLKEERGLAAEFIRNLFSVLYEVYSSSAGPSVRYKCLRALLRMVYFANGDLLRDVLKNQLVSSHIAGMMASNDLRIVVGALQMAEILMQKLPEVFGVHFRREGVMHQINLLTDPSIPICAAPSPKPTAGSQSAPASATLNSVSGGGTTFDFGSSAIASSSKAHPGGSGGQVAIAIGGNGGGSHVKNLSTAMMMAANSKINHQHHQHQHHHHSVASSSATMLHTAVPTMVHAPTAASSAPAGSYMAAINLNKSTSLHHHQQQQQQQQQQHHQQQSHHHASLVTAHQQQQQQQQQQLVPANLRLEVPPGGAGPISVQPCVQGGAVGGTSIVTATVTTTSNGNILLNAIYNSGGPATMNHMNHHPQQQQQQQQQQQHHHHQQVVAPPHIYQPPHHFSDAFGNYSSSAADAANAALLTATSSSGTPSSVVVNTGAATAVSTSGSSCQMKVSDILKRKVPPKRKSQGSSKTKSRHDDSGSHGAGATAGSSGSGAGGSSGSGGGAGGASSVMQELINKATTMGGSSSSSGRHTPSGSSSSRSRFTGASSKTTSFLASLNPARWGRQSSSSSSASTSHAASSSGSSAAAGYSKDGTTGGSSLNKSHSNSNLIAAGNREKARQWIRDQAHLFVGRYSGDEGGAAGGVGLGGGVAGVGGSGGSLLQHPACNILTRLTGAIRKLDGREDECLSSLQELRDILMESDISPFEVNHSGLIKAMLTYMANDENVLVSRAHRLRMFLHVFAGLPLDANYSHVGIVPPPMMNGAAFSALVAKLNGCVTQLEQFPVKVHDFPAGVGGRSNTSALKFFNTHQLKCNLQRHPECTNLRQWKGGTVKIDPLALVQAIERYLVVRGYGGIRVDSEEDSEEDIDNIDAAAMISMGGFKHKLQFLIGEHILPYNMTVYQAIRQYSPLVNDQSETDTDTETPIGSASIWVQQHTIYYRPVEEESGSSSKSGSSGSSRKNSKNSSQSKMMRRKPEFWIDGQVPAIMSPLVSFLSAKLPDVVTVQDASLDALCMLRIINALNRYWATLYFSVPQIPIVAQAEFIHSKIAAKASRQLQDPLVIMTGNLPQWLQQVAVACPFLFPFETRHLLFYAVSFDRDRALQRLLDTTPDLNSADTSERVTPRLDRRKRAISRDDILKQAETIIQDFGHSKALLEIQYENEVGTGLGPTLEFYALVSTELQRCDLGLWNDSDSYKNNNQQSTSIADNIVKSSMGGGALEDVDTTATTTPPPPLHHHHHQRRGDAEAPPSGGGSGDLNNRSFVISNENSLNMLIEQSDAMLHLNSQAEQAELENNSTPPPSAPPPPPASYADVEGLMVTPVSTAGAAAPTDGAGSPTTMHTGGVVTYVNAPRGLFPIPLSKTAKTSQLSRLKHKFKFLGKFMAKAVMDSRMLDLPFSIPFYRWMLSEEASLGLADLGQIAPEVQGTLLRLNEIVKKRDQIQADPTLDAMEKTEKIEALDLDGCPISDLGLDFVLPGHPNIELRRGGRDMAVTITNLHQYISLVTHWFLAEGVSRQFEALREGFDSVFPMNRLQMFYPEELESVFCGSGIGGSTQQRWDQRMLAECCRTDHGFSQDSPAIQFFFDILAAYNRDEQRLFLQFVTGSPRLPTGGFKSLTPPLTIVRKKMDGNQNPDEYLPSVMTCVNYLKLPDYSNREVMRQKLKTAASEGSMSFHLS; encoded by the exons ATGGCCGAATCCGTTGGTAAGCAAGTGCTCTCTGCAGTGACGGAGGGGCATCAGcatcttcaccagcagccgaACCAACCGAACAAATCACAGCAACACCGGAGAGGAGACGCAACCACTGGCGGTAGCACCGGTGTCGGTAGCATTAGTAACCACAGTGCTAGTGACGGCCGTCGATCAAAGACAGCGAAAACGGTTTCGTTCTCGGCAGCAAAGGCCAGCTCATCGGGTTCTGAGCAATCAGTAGCATTAGCTCGCCAGCAGGATCaacggccatcatcgtcgtcaaaaACGTCCACAAAGCGAAAACACAATCCGCAGGACGAGGCTGGAGCCGAGGCTCATAACGTCAAACCACAAGACCATCGTCATACTACAGTAAAACGATTATCGTTAAACTCGAAACTCAACAACGATAGTACAATAGCAGCAACTCCTGTAGCGTTTCGCACACGTTCTCGGACTACTTCAAAGGAGGTTCTGTTCACTGCAGCGAGCAGCAATACTGGTGTCACAGCCACTTCCGATACCGGTGCCGATCGTACGAAAGAAGAGAGTGCAACCTCGCCGCAGCCCAAATTTGTTGACTTGAGAAATCGCAACAGTAAGGCTACAGTAAGCGCCCGGCAATCGTTAAACTCCGGTCAGGGTAGTAAAGGTGCGGTAGCAAAAGGTACTGGATTCCAGCCCCATGAGGGTAACAAAGCaactacaacagcagcagcagcagcaacaacagcaaacgcatCCTTTACATTGCCAGCTGATCAGGAGTCAATCAATAGTGCAGTGTCATTAGGAGCCGCTTCAAGTAGCAGTTTACCAGAAACCACTTCAGCAAATATCCAAGAAAGCGCAGGAAGCTCAAAGGTAAAGGGCAAACGGTCAAGTGTTGGTGGCACTCGCGTGAACGGATCTCCAACAACACCAGTCACTACTATTGCTTCAAGTTCGCGGGCTATCACTAAACGGACACGCCAGAAAGCCGACACTTCTGCAAAGCTAGCTAAATCGATCGTCTCAAGAAAGCCGGAACTCTTGGAGGAAAGGGACAGTAAGGCTGCTTTGAAGAAAGTTACGTTCAGTTTTACGCAATCTTCGCAATCTCCGCAGTCTGATAAAGCATCGTCTTCGCGCAAGCGCTCGAAAGTGAACCAACAGATATCAACAACAGTTTCCTCTCCGGCCAATTCGGGTTCCAGCAGTTGTGCTGCAGTGGAGGACAGTGTCGGCACCATTCGCAACTTGCGCTCCCataaccaccaacagcagcagcagcagcagcagcagcatctaacGCTAACCACATCCATCAGCGAATCCGGAGTAGTAACTGCAGCTCAAGTGTCAACCGCTAGTAGTAGCAACGGAAACAGCCATAGTACTGGTAgtaaccagcaacagcaacatcagcagcagcagcaggccgttGGTGTAGCGGCCTCAACTTCGTACGGTCAGTCTAGCAGCGCGACCAGTGGCGCGCAAGTGCCCAAAAAGCGCCAGAAAGTGGGGGgggaccaacaccaccaagaATCCGCGGGCAATCATAAGGCCCCGAACCTGGGTGCGCGATTAGCAGGTCGTAGTAGCGGAGGCAgggagcagcatcaacagcaccagctgcatcagcagcaacaacacccacAGCTACATCATAACAGTGTGgtacatcaacagcagcagcaacagcaacatcatcacctgCAAGCCGCCCAACATTATAcgccgcatcagcagcaacaccatcagcagcaacaccatcagcaataTCATTACGCCCTTCataaccagcagcatccgcattacagccagcagcaaccgcaacactaccaacatcttcatcagcagccacagcatcagcactaTACACACCAACCGCACTTAtcacagcagcatccccagcaacagcaacagcagcaactcttGCATCAGTTACCTGGTATCACAGGAGCGATTGTTATCGCTGAAGCTAGCGggagcggcggcagcggcgttCACTATCCGCAGTACGAAGTAgcggcgcagcagcatcagcaacagagtCGCAGCAGTCTACCGAGGCGCAGTTCTCGTGGTAAAAGTTCTCACTCATCAGCAACCACGGGGTCTTGCGTTAGCTCGAATCCGACCAACAACCCCTACCAGCCGCAATCGCACTCTTCGCGTTCCTCTGgaagcggcggcagcagcagcagccatcagcaccacctgcagcagcagcaacaccatagCCAACCGCACCGTGGAGGTGGTAGCAGTGGTGCTTGTGGGGTCGTCGGGATTCAACTTACAACAGCTGCTGGAGGAGTGATCACGGGAGGGGCTGGTTCCTCGAAGGGTGCTTCGAagggaggtgctggtggtagcggtgcCAGCTCTTCGATTCTGTTGGCGACTAGCTTCGACGGTGGAGTTAGCGTTGGGCCGTCTTCGTCGAATGCCATGGCCAACGATGGCTCtcgcaacaataacaacaacaacaacagtcttGGTGGTAACGAtggacaccatcaccaacagcagttgcaacagcagcagcagcaccagcagcatggtgGATCGTCTAGCAATTCCCATCCGTTTATAAAGCTCCATAAAGCCACACTGGGCgggacatcgtcgtcgtcgtcatctggCGCTGTGGGAGCAGGtgcttcatcatcttccacgTCGGGCGTTGTCGGAAGTGGTGTCATCGATGTGAATATGCTACATGGATCCGCTGCCGGAACAGTGGCGGCAGCCTCTGGAGCATCAACGTCTTCGGCAGGAACTGGTGCAACCAGTACGGGAGCAGCGACCGCGGCACCACCACATCCCGATTCTGAAAGCGATGATAGCGAGGTTGGCAGACTGCAGGCACTGCTGGAAGCTCGTGGTCTTCCGCCACATCTCTTTGGCGCACTAGGACCTCGGATGCACCACCTTCTGCATCGTACGATGGGGGCTAATAGCAGTTCGTCGAAGgcgcaacagctgctgcaagGATTACAGTGTCCCGATGAAAGCCAGCAGCTACAGGCGGCTATCGAAATGTGCCAAATGTTGGTCATGGGCAACGAGGACACGCTGGCCGGATTTCCCATCAAGCAGGTCGTGCCGGCCCTCATCACCTTGCTGCGTATGGAGCACAATTTTGACATCATGAACAATGCGTGCCGTGCGTTGGCCTACATGCTGGAAGCATTGCCTCGTTCGTCCGGTACCGTAGTCGATGCGATTCCCGCATTTCTCGAGAAGCTTCAGGTGATTCAGTGTATGGATGTAGCGGAGCAGAGTCTAACGGCACTCGAGATCCTGTCTCGCCGCCACAACAAGAGCATTCTGCAGGCGAACGGTGTTTCGTCGTGCCTCACGTTTTTGGACTTTTTCTCCATCAACGCACAGCGGGCGGCACTGGCCATCACGGCTAACTGTTGCTCGAATCTGCACGCGGAAGAGTTCCACTTTGTGAAGGATTCGTTGccactgctggctggcctgtTGGCCCAGCACGATAAGAAAAGCGTGGAAAGTATCTGTTCGGCATTCTATCGGCTCGTGGATAGCTTTCAGCATGATCAGACGACTTTGCAGGAAATAGCCAGCATGGAGTTGCTGAAGAACTGCCAGCAGTTGCTGGTGGTAACGCCCTCGGTGCTGAACAGCGGCACGTTCACGAACGTTGTCCGTATGCTGAGTATGATGTGTGCCAACTGCCCGGATTTGGCCATTACGCTGCTAAAGAATGATATTGCAGCAACGTTGTTGTACCTGCTGACCGGATCAGCCGAGCCCGTCACAAACGACGTCGAACTGGTGCCGCGAAGTCCATCGGAGCTGCTGGAGATCACTTGCCTGATCGGTGAGCTGATGCCACGGCTACCGACCGATGGCATCTTTGCAGTGGATACACTGCTCGAGCGAACACAAACCACCGTGCAGGATGCGGTACAATGGCAGTGGCGTGACGATCGAGGAGTATGGCGACCATACTCTTCGATCGACTCTCGTATGATCGAAGCGGCCCATTTGAATTCCGATGATGAGATCAGTCTGAGTACGCTCGGTCGCACGTATACCATCGACTTCCATACGATGCAGCAGATCAACGAGGATACGGGCACGACACGATCGGTACAGCGCAAGATCAATCACCAGCTGTTGGCGCAGCagggtgcagctgcagcggcagcagctgcagcagccgctgctgccgttatCATAATACCGACGGGTGGCGGTCAgactggtgctactggtggaCACactagtggtgctggtgtagctcttgcagcaccaccagcagcgttaCCGATGGCTGGCGTTGCAGAAGGAGCGGCTGTAGCCGATGTGGGCACAACAACTGCTGGTACGacgagtggtggtgcaggagcGGCAATTTCCggcgccaccggcaccggctgtGTTAATCTGGCGACACGTCCACCGAATGCGCAGCGCGATGCAAGAATAGCTTGCCTGAAAGAGGAACGTGGCTTAGCGGCCGAATTCATCCGGAACCTGTTTTCGGTTCTGTACGAGGTGTACAGCTCATCAGCAGGCCCTTCCGTTCGTTACAAGTGTCTACGGGCGCTGCTACGTATGGTATACTTCGCTAATGGCGATCTGCTACGGGACGTACTGAAGAACCAGCTCGTCTCCTCACACATCGCCGGTATGATGGCATCGAATGACCTTCGCATTGTCGTCGGGGCCCTGCAGATGGCCGAAATATTGATGCAAAAGTTGCCGGAAGTATTCGGTGTACACTTCCGCCGAGAAGGTGTCATGCATCAGATCAATCTACTGACCGACCCATCGATTCCCATCTGTGCCGCGCCCTCGCCGAAACCGACGGCAGGTTCACAGAGTGCACCAGCTTCGGCTACGCTGAATTCGGTTAGCGGTGGAGGCACAACGTTCGATTTCGGCAGCAGTGCCATTGCGTCCAGTTCGAAGGCACACcccggtggtagtggtggccagGTTGCGATTGCGATCGGTGGAAACGGTGGTGGATCACATGTGAAGAACTTGTCTACggccatgatgatggcagCCAATAGCAAGAtaaatcatcagcatcatcagcatcagcaccatcaccattcggtCGCTTCGTCGTCTGCCACGATGCTACACACGGCAGTACCGACGATGGTGCATGCTCCGACGGCAGCAAGCAGTGCTCCAGCGGGCAGCTATATGGCCGCTATCAATTTGAACAAATCCACTTccctgcatcatcatcagcaacagcagcagcagcaacagcagcaacaccatcagcaacagtcaCATCACCATGCGTCGCTAGTGACtgcccatcagcagcagcagcagcagcagcagcagcagctggttccgGCCAATCTACGCCTAGAAGTTCCTCCCGGTGGTGCAGGCCCAATCAGCGTGCAACCGTGTGTACAGGGGGGAGCCGTTGGAGGAACCTCGATTGTGACGGCCACGGTGACAACCACGAGCAATGGCAACATTCTGTTGAATGCAATCTACAACTCTGGTGGACCGGCCACAATGAATCACATGAATCACcatcctcagcagcagcagcagcagcagcaacagcaacagcatcatcaccatcagcaggtCGTTGCTCCACCACATATCTACCAACCGCCGCATCACTTCTCCGATGCGTTCGGTAACTACAGCTCATCCGCGGCTGATGCGGCAAATGCCGCTCTGCTGACCGCTACTTCGTCGTCGggcacaccatcatcggtgGTAGTGAACACGGGAGCTGCAACGGCCGTATCCACTAGTGGAAGCAGTTGTCAGATGAAAGTTTCGGACATTCTGAAGCGCAAGGTGCCTCCGAAGCGCAAGTCTCAGGGTAGTTCGAAGACTAAATCACGACACGACGATAGCGGTAGCCACGGTGCTGGAGCGACAGCGGGCTCGTCTGGTTCGGGTGCGGGCGGTAGCAGTGGAAGCGGCggaggagctggtggtgcttcatCGGTAATGCAGGAGCTGATCAATAAAGCCACGACAATGGGCGGTAGTTCGTCTTCATCCGGACGGCACACTCCCTCTgggtcgtcatcatcgcgctCCAGGTTCACGGGAGCTTCTTCGAAGACGACCTCGTTCCTGGCTTCGCTCAACCCGGCCCGCTGGGGACGccagtcgtcctcgtcctcgtcggcaTCCACCTCACATGCTGCATCGTCATCCGGCTCATCGGCGGCAGCCGGATACTCGAAGGATGGTACCACCGGTGGTAGCTCGCTGAACAAGAGCCACTCCAACTCGAACTTGATCGCCGCGGGCAACCGGGAGAAGGCACGTCAATGGATCCGTGATCAGGCGCATCTCTTTGTCGGTCGCTACTCGGGCGATGAAGGAGGTGCCGCCGGTGGCGTTGGGCTGGGCGGTGGTGTCGCTGGTGTCGGTGGAAGCGGTGGATCTTTGCTGCAACATCCGGCCTGCAATATTCTAACGCGCCTAACCGGTGCCATCCGGAAGCTGGACGGACGAGAGGATGAGTGTCTCAGTTCGCTGCAGGAACTGCGGGACATTCTGATGGAAAGCGACATCTCACCGTTCGAAGTGAACCATTCCGGATTGATCAAGGCCATGCTGACGTACATGGCCAACGATGAGAATGTGCTGGTCAGTCGGGCCCATCGGCTGCGCATGTTCCTGCACGTGTTTGCGGGGTTGCCGCTGGACGCGAACTACTCGCACGTCGGTATAGTACCGCCGCCAATGATGAATGGAGCGGCCTTCAGTGCGCTCGTGGCCAAACTGAACGGTTGCGTAACGCAGCTCGAACAGTTCCCGGTGAAGGTGCACGACTTCCcggccggtgtcggtggccgATCCAACACAAGTGCACTTAAATTCTTCAATACCCATCAGCTGAAG TGCAATCTTCAACGCCATCCCGAATGTACAAATTTGCGCCAGTGGAAGGGCGGTACGGTTAAGATTGATCCGCTCGCCCTGGTGCAGGCCATCGAGCGGTATTTGGTGGTGCGCGGATACGGTGGAATCCGCGTTGATAGCGAGGAAGACTCGGAGGAGGACATCGACAACATTGATGCGGCGGCCATGATTTCGATGGGCGGATTCAAGCACAAGCTACAGTTCCTGATCGGTGAACATATCCTACCGTACAACATGACCGTGTACCAGGCCATCCGGCAGTATTCGCcactcgtgaacgatcaatcggaaacggacacggacaccgaAACACCGATCG GAAGTGCCAGCATTTGGGTTCAGCAGCACACGATTTATTACCgtccggtggaggaggaatcgGGTAGCTCCAGTAAGAGCGGTTCTTCCGGATCATCGCGCAAGAACAGCAAGAACTCTTCGCAATCGAAGATGATGCGCCGTAAGCCGGAGTTCTGGATCGATGGCCAGGTGCCGGCGATCATGTCACCGTTGGTATCTTTCCTGAGTGCCAAGCTGCCCGACGTTGTTACAGTACAGGATGCATCGCTCGATGCGCTCTGCATGCTGCGCATCATCAACGCGCTCAATCGGTACTGGGCCACACTGTACTTTTCGGTGCCGCAAATTCCGATTGTTGCACAGGCCGAATTCATTCACTCCAAG ATCGCCGCAAAAGCCAGCCGTCAGCTACAGGATCCGCTAGTGATCATGACCGGAAATCTGCCACAATGGTTGCAGCAGGTAGCGGTAGCATGCCCGTTCCTGTTCCCGTTCGAAACCCGCCATCTGCTGTTCTATGCGGTCTCGTTCGATCGTGACCGGGCGCTGCAGCGTCTGCTCGATACAACACCTGATCTCAACTCGGCCGACACTAGCGAGCGTGTAACGCCACGGCTTGACCGTCGGAAACGCGCCATTTCTCGTGACGACATTCTCAAGCAGGCCGAAACCATCATTCAG GACTTTGGACACTCGAAGGCACTGTTGGAAATTCAGTACGAAAACGAGGTCGGTACGGGGCTGGGGCCAACGCTCGAGTTCTACGCCCTCGTTTCAACGGAACTGCAACGCTGTGATTTAGGCTTATGGAATGATAGTGATAGCTACAAGAACAATAACCAACAGTCAACCTCGATCGCGGACAACATTGTGAAGAGCTCGATGGGCGGTGGTGCGCTCGAGGACGTCGatacgacggcaacgacgacccCACCGCCGCctttgcatcatcaccatcatcagcgacgTGGCGATGCCGAGGCACCACCgagtggcggtggtagtggtgatcTCAACAATAGAAGCTTCGTGATAAGCAACGAAAATTCGCTCAACATGCTAATCGAACAGTCGGATGCGATGCTACATCTGAACTCGCAAGCGGAACAGGCAGAACTGGAGAACAACTCCACCCCACCACCgtcggcaccaccacctccgcccgCTTCGTACGCAGATGTAGAAGGGCTAATGGTAACCCCGGTATCGACGGCTGGTGCTGCGGCGCCAACTGATGGTGCCGGCAGTCCAACCACGATGCACACCGGTGGCGTCGTGACGTACGTGAACGCACCCCGTGGACTGTTCCCCATTCCACTCAGCAAAACGGCCAAAACGTCGCAGCTGTCGCGCTTGAAGCACAAGTTTAAGTTTTTGGGCAAATTTATGGCCAAGGCCGTGATGGATAGTCGTATG CTTGATTTACCATTTTCAATTCCGTTCTACCGATGGATGCTGAGCGAGGAAGCGTCGCTAGGACTGGCCGATCTGGGACAAATTGCGCCAGAAGTGCAGGGCACTTTGCTACGGCTGAACGAGATTGTCAAAAAGCGAGACCAAATTCAGGCCGATCCCACACTAGATGCAATGGAGAAGACTGAGAAG ATTGAGGCACTAGATCTTGATGGTTGTCCCATTTCCGACTTGGGGCTGGACTTTGTTCTTCCTGGGCATCCCAACATCGAACTGCGACGTGGTGGCCGTGATATGGCGGTAACAATCACCAACCTACATCAGTACATTTCACTGGTGACGCACTGGTTCCTGGCTGAGGGCGTTTCCCGTCAATTTGAGGCACTTCGTGAAG GATTCGACTCGGTGTTCCCAATGAATCGTTTGCAAATGTTCTACCCGGAAGAGCTGGAGAGTGTATTTTGTGGCTCGGGTATCGGAGGTTCGACGCAGCAGCGCTGGGATCAGCGCATGCTGGCCGAATGCTGTCGCACAGATCATGGCTTCTCGCAAGACTCGCCGGCCATTCAGTTCTTCTTCGACATTCTCGCGGCCTACAATCGGGATGAGCAGCGGCTCTTCCTGCAGTTCGTAACCGGCAGCCCCCGGCTACCAACCGGTGGCTTTAAGTCACTCACCCCTCCGCTCACGATCGTGCGCAAGAAGATGGACGGTAATCAGAACCCGGATGAGTATCTGCCGTCGGTGATGACGTGCGTCAACTATCTGAAGCTGCCGGACTATTCGAACCGCGAAGTGATGCGCCAGAAGCTGAAGACCGCCGCCAGCGAGGGAAGCATGAGCTTCCATCTGTCCTAA